One segment of Candidatus Binatia bacterium DNA contains the following:
- a CDS encoding serine hydrolase has translation MNFSRVDEALQEAVRSRVFPGAVLRVSHRGDLVYEKAVGSRNLELPEAPVAVETVFDLASLTKPLATTIAILMLVRDRRLDLDERVARYLPHFGVFGKSGVTIRHLLNHSSGLAAHRPYFREASGLGRLNFIGSREARAWVYEQVQRERPEAAPGKQVIYSDLGFLALGQLVENASAMSLDQFCHRRIFGPARLEALGYIDLTMVRAGRVEPVSDRIAATSACAWRGQTLCGEVEDENAWLMAGVAGHAGLFGTAEDVDRLASVIEAAGRGQGDLLPRELVREMWTIDDTVPGSTRTLGWDTPAARNSAAGGRMSPHTVGHLGFTGTSLWLDLEQRVHIVLLSNRVHPSRDNNRIREWRPRIHDLVMEALG, from the coding sequence ATGAATTTCTCTCGGGTGGACGAAGCCTTGCAGGAGGCCGTGCGCAGCCGTGTCTTTCCCGGGGCCGTTTTGCGTGTGAGCCATCGCGGGGACCTGGTTTACGAAAAGGCCGTCGGATCCCGCAATCTGGAACTGCCGGAGGCGCCGGTTGCTGTGGAGACAGTGTTCGATCTGGCTTCGCTCACCAAGCCGCTTGCGACCACGATCGCGATTTTGATGTTGGTGCGTGATCGTCGTCTGGATCTGGATGAGCGGGTGGCCCGCTATCTCCCCCATTTCGGAGTTTTCGGCAAAAGCGGCGTCACGATCCGGCATCTGCTCAACCATTCCTCCGGACTGGCCGCTCATCGGCCATATTTTCGCGAGGCCAGCGGCCTGGGGCGACTGAATTTCATCGGGAGTCGAGAGGCCCGCGCCTGGGTCTATGAGCAGGTCCAGCGGGAAAGACCGGAGGCAGCGCCCGGCAAGCAGGTGATCTACAGCGACTTGGGCTTTCTTGCACTCGGGCAGCTGGTGGAGAACGCCAGTGCGATGTCTCTGGATCAGTTCTGCCATCGGCGGATCTTTGGTCCTGCGAGACTCGAGGCGCTGGGATATATCGATCTGACGATGGTTCGAGCAGGCCGAGTCGAGCCGGTATCGGACCGGATTGCCGCGACATCGGCCTGTGCGTGGCGCGGGCAGACGCTTTGCGGCGAGGTCGAGGACGAGAATGCCTGGCTGATGGCCGGAGTCGCCGGGCATGCCGGCCTCTTCGGCACAGCGGAGGATGTGGACCGGCTGGCGAGCGTGATTGAAGCGGCTGGCCGGGGGCAGGGGGACCTGCTTCCACGGGAACTCGTGCGAGAAATGTGGACGATCGACGATACAGTTCCGGGTTCGACGCGGACTTTGGGCTGGGATACGCCGGCCGCGAGAAATTCGGCTGCGGGAGGCAGGATGTCTCCGCATACGGTCGGTCATCTCGGGTTTACCGGGACTTCGCTTTGGCTGGATCTCGAGCAGCGGGTGCATATCGTGCTGTTGAGCAACCGAGTTCATCCCTCGCGTGACAATAATCGAATCCGGGAATGGCGCCCGAGGATTCACGACCTCGTGATGGAGGCTCTGGGTTGA
- a CDS encoding LD-carboxypeptidase: MKTKGNRARALVAGDRIAVVAPSGPVDRIALAAGIAVLEDAGFVVEMPRERPPWRIFSGTDEERLDELQAALDAPEIQAVWLARGGYGLNRILPMLRLSDPLLARKWVIGFSDATALLTAVEAAGGHAIHGPMVAHDLVREAEGAGFRHLLDLTAGRGWSVPIPTIFHPGQATGPMRGGCLTVLASLLGTPAAPVFDGSIALLEDHHEAPQRRVDRLLIQLRQSGALDGVRGLVFGAMDGCGSPAELRETILDCLGDLEVPIGFGAAVGHGSSNLAVPLGATAQLSLSADTGGRLIGREDGSVG; encoded by the coding sequence ATGAAGACCAAAGGAAACAGAGCCCGTGCATTGGTTGCCGGGGACAGGATTGCGGTTGTCGCACCCTCGGGGCCGGTGGATCGGATCGCTCTGGCCGCCGGCATCGCGGTGCTGGAGGACGCCGGTTTTGTCGTGGAGATGCCGCGGGAACGGCCTCCCTGGCGGATTTTTTCCGGAACGGATGAAGAACGTCTGGACGAACTTCAGGCGGCTCTCGATGCCCCGGAGATTCAGGCGGTTTGGCTGGCCCGCGGTGGCTACGGGTTGAATCGCATTTTGCCCATGCTGCGACTGTCCGATCCTCTTCTGGCTCGAAAATGGGTCATCGGCTTCAGCGATGCCACGGCTCTATTGACGGCCGTCGAAGCCGCCGGGGGGCACGCGATCCACGGGCCGATGGTCGCCCACGATCTCGTCCGTGAAGCCGAGGGCGCAGGTTTCAGGCATTTACTGGACCTGACGGCCGGCCGCGGGTGGTCCGTCCCGATTCCGACCATTTTCCATCCCGGGCAGGCCACCGGTCCGATGCGCGGGGGGTGTCTTACCGTGCTTGCCTCGCTGCTGGGAACGCCGGCGGCCCCGGTGTTCGACGGCAGCATCGCCCTTCTGGAAGACCACCATGAGGCGCCGCAGCGCCGAGTGGACCGGTTGCTGATTCAGCTGCGCCAATCCGGGGCCCTCGACGGTGTTCGCGGTCTCGTTTTCGGGGCAATGGATGGCTGCGGTTCGCCAGCAGAACTTCGAGAGACGATTCTCGATTGCCTCGGGGACCTCGAGGTGCCGATCGGCTTTGGCGCTGCGGTAGGCCACGGGTCCTCGAACCTGGCAGTCCCTCTGGGAGCGACGGCCCAACTATCCCTGTCCGCCGACACGGGAGGCCGATTGATCGGCCGGGAAGACGGCTCCGTCGGATGA
- a CDS encoding DUF507 family protein: MRFTEDQASHLAHKTLEAIQGAGIKVANDRLARNEIKKTLTKHLDTEAGLHVKVAQKISSLGRNVPEGSAEYEVLYRQYYEEEMQRTRR; encoded by the coding sequence ATGCGATTCACGGAAGATCAGGCATCGCATCTCGCCCACAAGACTCTGGAGGCGATTCAGGGCGCGGGAATCAAGGTGGCCAACGATCGATTGGCCCGCAATGAAATCAAAAAAACTTTGACGAAACATCTCGACACAGAGGCAGGTCTGCACGTGAAAGTCGCCCAAAAGATCAGTTCTTTGGGGCGAAATGTTCCCGAAGGCAGCGCCGAATATGAAGTTTTGTATCGTCAATATTACGAGGAGGAGATGCAAAGAACTCGTCGCTGA
- the groES gene encoding co-chaperone GroES translates to MKIRPLQDRVIVLRVDEEATTKGGIIIPDTAKEKPQEGKIVAVGKGKVGEDGKVHPLDVKKGDRILFGKYAGTEIKLEGDDHLILREDDILGVLE, encoded by the coding sequence ATGAAAATCCGTCCGTTGCAGGACCGCGTCATCGTACTGCGGGTCGACGAGGAAGCTACAACCAAGGGGGGCATCATCATCCCCGATACAGCCAAAGAGAAGCCCCAGGAGGGCAAGATCGTGGCCGTGGGCAAGGGCAAAGTCGGCGAAGATGGGAAAGTTCACCCGCTCGACGTCAAAAAGGGTGATCGCATCCTTTTTGGTAAATATGCGGGTACCGAAATCAAGCTCGAAGGTGATGATCATCTCATCTTGCGCGAGGATGACATCCTCGGCGTCCTCGAATAG
- the groL gene encoding chaperonin GroEL (60 kDa chaperone family; promotes refolding of misfolded polypeptides especially under stressful conditions; forms two stacked rings of heptamers to form a barrel-shaped 14mer; ends can be capped by GroES; misfolded proteins enter the barrel where they are refolded when GroES binds) has product MSAKIVKFGSDAREKVLEGVNVLADAVTVTLGPKGRNVVIEKSFGAPNITKDGVTVAKEIELEDKFENMGAQMVKEVASKTSDVAGDGTTTATVLARAIFTEGAKMVAAGHDPMSLKRGIDVAVEQVSKSLHKLSKPTKDQKEIAQVGTISANSDPTIGGIIAEAMDKVGKDGVITVEEAKGLETTLEVVEGMQFDRGYLSPYFVTDPDRMETVFEDAFLLIHEKKISNMKDLLPILEQIAKTGKPFVIVAEDIDGEALATLVVNKIRGTLQCAAVKAPGFGDRRKAMLEDIAILTGGKVIAEELGLKLDNVTLNDLGTAKRVVIDKDNSTIIDGAGKRGDIQGRVSQIRNQIEETTSDYDREKLQERLAKLVGGVAVVQVGAATEVEMKEKKARVEDALHATRAAVEEGIVPGGGVALLRSSRGLDKLEVATEEEAVGVQIVKRACEAPLRWISSNAGEEPSIVLDRVSSSKGSNGFNAAAGKYEDLLKAGIIDPTKVVRTALQNAASVAGLLLTTEAMIAEKPEEGGGGAMGGMPGGMPGGGMGGMPGMM; this is encoded by the coding sequence ATGAGTGCTAAAATCGTCAAATTCGGCAGCGATGCCCGCGAAAAGGTTTTGGAGGGCGTTAACGTCCTCGCCGACGCGGTCACGGTGACCCTCGGCCCAAAGGGCCGCAATGTCGTCATTGAGAAGTCCTTCGGGGCCCCCAATATCACCAAAGATGGTGTCACGGTGGCCAAGGAGATCGAACTCGAAGACAAATTCGAAAATATGGGAGCCCAGATGGTGAAAGAGGTTGCATCCAAGACCTCTGACGTCGCGGGCGACGGCACGACCACCGCTACGGTGCTCGCGCGAGCTATTTTCACCGAAGGTGCCAAGATGGTCGCCGCCGGACACGATCCCATGTCGCTCAAGCGCGGCATCGACGTGGCCGTAGAGCAGGTCAGCAAGAGCCTGCACAAGCTGTCCAAGCCCACCAAGGACCAGAAGGAAATCGCTCAGGTTGGTACAATCTCGGCCAACAGTGATCCGACAATCGGCGGCATCATCGCCGAGGCCATGGACAAGGTCGGCAAGGATGGCGTCATCACGGTCGAAGAAGCCAAGGGACTTGAGACGACCCTCGAAGTCGTCGAAGGCATGCAGTTTGACCGCGGCTACCTCTCGCCCTACTTCGTGACCGACCCCGATCGCATGGAGACCGTTTTTGAGGACGCTTTCCTCCTCATCCATGAGAAGAAAATCTCCAATATGAAGGACCTGCTCCCGATTCTCGAGCAGATTGCCAAAACCGGCAAGCCCTTCGTGATCGTTGCCGAAGACATTGATGGCGAAGCTCTCGCCACTTTGGTGGTGAACAAGATTCGCGGCACCCTGCAGTGCGCCGCAGTCAAGGCACCTGGCTTTGGCGATCGCCGCAAGGCCATGCTCGAAGACATCGCCATCCTCACGGGCGGCAAAGTCATCGCCGAAGAACTCGGCCTCAAGCTCGACAATGTCACCTTGAACGACCTCGGCACCGCGAAGCGGGTCGTGATCGACAAGGACAACTCCACGATCATTGACGGCGCAGGCAAGCGTGGCGACATTCAAGGTCGCGTCAGCCAGATCCGGAATCAGATCGAAGAGACCACTTCCGACTACGACCGCGAGAAGCTCCAGGAGCGTCTCGCCAAGTTGGTCGGCGGCGTGGCTGTCGTGCAGGTTGGTGCGGCGACAGAAGTCGAGATGAAGGAGAAGAAGGCTCGCGTCGAAGACGCACTCCACGCAACCCGTGCGGCCGTGGAAGAAGGCATCGTCCCTGGAGGCGGTGTTGCTCTGCTCCGCTCCTCGCGTGGCCTCGACAAGCTCGAAGTCGCAACAGAGGAAGAGGCGGTCGGCGTGCAAATCGTCAAGCGTGCCTGCGAGGCTCCGCTGCGCTGGATCTCCAGCAACGCCGGGGAAGAGCCTTCGATCGTTCTCGATCGCGTCAGTAGCTCCAAGGGATCCAATGGATTCAATGCTGCTGCCGGAAAGTACGAGGATCTCCTCAAGGCCGGCATCATCGATCCGACCAAGGTCGTGCGCACCGCGCTGCAGAATGCAGCATCGGTAGCCGGCTTGCTGTTGACCACGGAAGCCATGATCGCCGAGAAGCCTGAAGAGGGCGGCGGCGGAGCCATGGGTGGTATGCCTGGCGGCATGCCTGGTGGCGGCATGGGCGGTATGCCCGGCATGATGTAA
- the bfr gene encoding bacterioferritin, protein MKGNKKVIEALNDVLTSELTAVNQYFVHYRMQQNWGYERLAAHSREESIGEMKHADNLIERILYLDGIPNLQRLNKVGVGETVKEQLESDLALEVDAIARLQNSVKTAFEAADTGSRELFEHILVSEEEHLDFLETQLSLIGELGESIYLAQQMHKGS, encoded by the coding sequence ATGAAGGGCAACAAGAAAGTAATCGAAGCGCTTAACGACGTACTGACCTCGGAGCTGACCGCGGTGAACCAATACTTCGTTCACTACCGCATGCAGCAAAACTGGGGCTACGAGAGACTCGCCGCACACAGCCGGGAAGAGTCAATCGGAGAGATGAAACACGCGGACAATCTGATCGAGCGCATCCTCTACCTCGACGGCATTCCCAACCTGCAGCGCCTGAACAAAGTAGGGGTTGGCGAAACCGTCAAGGAGCAACTGGAAAGCGACCTCGCTCTTGAGGTCGATGCAATCGCGCGGCTCCAGAATTCTGTCAAGACAGCTTTCGAAGCTGCCGACACGGGTTCTCGCGAATTGTTCGAGCATATCCTGGTCAGCGAAGAAGAGCATCTCGACTTTCTCGAAACGCAGTTGTCCCTCATCGGCGAACTGGGCGAGTCGATCTACCTCGCCCAGCAAATGCACAAGGGTAGCTGA